The Flavobacteriaceae bacterium 3519-10 genome includes a window with the following:
- a CDS encoding Transcriptional regulator has product MADLQSIKARFGIIGNFPALNRALEKSIQVAPTDISVLVMGESGVGKEFIPKIIHGESRRKHQPYIVVNCGAIPEGTIDSELFGHEKGAFTGATSTRKGYFEVADGGTIFLDEVGELPLQTQVRLLRVLESGEFMKVGSSQIQKTNVRIVAATNVNMLKAIEDGRFREDLYYRLNTVQIDMPPLRERKGDIHLLFRKFAIDFAEKYRMPELVLTDDAVKYLEQYHFPGNIRQLRNLVEQMTVVEQNRSINSAKLGEYIPAHNNLPAVVQNSRLGLPSSEFNSEREIMYKILFDMRNDLNDLKSLTSELIKNRGNNDFSHQEKNLINRVFTPENQVQNPNSMLYFEKNANQYQSPNNIDENDEDYGEVEDIEIEETKQNSLSLQNNERELIVKALEKYNGRRNKAADELGISQRTLYRKIKQYNLED; this is encoded by the coding sequence ATGGCAGATTTACAATCTATAAAGGCCCGTTTCGGCATCATCGGAAACTTTCCGGCACTCAACCGCGCTCTCGAAAAGTCAATTCAGGTAGCGCCTACCGATATTTCGGTGTTGGTTATGGGCGAATCGGGTGTGGGGAAAGAATTTATTCCTAAAATCATCCATGGCGAATCGCGACGTAAACATCAGCCTTATATCGTGGTCAACTGCGGCGCAATTCCGGAGGGTACAATCGATTCGGAGCTTTTCGGTCACGAAAAAGGCGCGTTTACCGGCGCAACTTCCACGCGGAAAGGTTATTTTGAAGTCGCTGACGGCGGAACGATTTTCCTTGATGAAGTGGGCGAATTACCCTTGCAGACCCAAGTACGTCTTCTTCGTGTTTTAGAAAGCGGTGAGTTTATGAAGGTAGGTTCATCACAGATTCAGAAAACCAATGTGAGAATTGTCGCGGCTACCAACGTAAATATGCTCAAAGCAATTGAAGACGGCCGCTTCCGCGAGGATCTTTATTACAGACTCAATACCGTGCAGATCGACATGCCGCCACTGCGCGAAAGAAAAGGCGACATCCACTTGCTTTTCCGCAAGTTCGCGATAGATTTTGCAGAAAAATACCGGATGCCAGAACTGGTTCTAACCGATGACGCGGTAAAATATCTGGAACAGTACCATTTCCCCGGAAACATCCGTCAACTGCGCAATCTTGTGGAACAGATGACGGTGGTGGAACAGAACAGAAGCATTAATTCAGCGAAACTTGGTGAGTACATTCCGGCCCACAACAACCTTCCGGCAGTGGTGCAAAACAGCAGGCTGGGATTGCCGAGCTCCGAGTTTAATTCTGAGCGCGAAATCATGTATAAAATCCTGTTCGACATGCGTAATGACCTGAATGATTTAAAATCCCTAACTTCGGAACTCATCAAAAATAGGGGCAATAATGATTTCAGCCATCAGGAAAAAAACCTGATCAACCGCGTCTTCACACCCGAAAATCAGGTGCAGAACCCGAATTCGATGTTATATTTCGAGAAAAATGCCAACCAATATCAAAGCCCGAACAACATTGACGAAAACGATGAAGATTACGGCGAGGTAGAAGATATTGAAATTGAAGAAACCAAGCAAAATTCACTTTCACTGCAGAATAACGAACGCGAACTGATCGTAAAAGCTCTGGAAAAATACAACGGCAGACGCAATAAAGCTGCAGACGAACTTGGGATTTCGCAGCGCACGCTCTACCGAAAAATCAAACAATACAATCTTGAGGATTAA
- a CDS encoding tRNA-i(6)A37 methylthiotransferase, whose amino-acid sequence MKYKIGLLHFQLILNFKPPKIYKVQEKYIDENKQGEAFAIAEKPQNSKKLFLESYGCQMNFSDSEIVASILSKQGYNTTLNHEEADLILLNTCSIREKAEQTVRMRLSQFKNLKKERPNLTVGVLGCMAERLKTKFLEEEQLVDLVVGPDAYRDLPNLLKETDSGRDAINVILSKDETYADINPVRLGGNGVTAFVTITRGCDNMCTFCVVPFTRGRERSRDPHSIVEECKTLWENGYKEITLLGQNVDSYLWYGGGAKKDFKNASEMQQLTAIRFAQLLEMVAVAVPEMRIRFSTSNPHDMTVDVFEVMAKHDNICKYVHLPVQSGSDRILEKMNRQHTRAEYLNLINRAKEIVPEISFSQDMIIGFCGETEEDHQLTLSLMREVEYDYGYMFAYSERPGTPAHRKMEDDVPADVKQRRLAEVIALQGELSRKRMQGYAGRMHEVLIEGTSKKNQNQWKGRNSQNAVCVFDKLEDQKLGDIVTVFVHGNTQGTLLGTTVNEVSVEAN is encoded by the coding sequence TTGAAATACAAGATTGGGCTGTTGCATTTTCAGTTAATTCTAAATTTCAAACCACCTAAAATTTACAAAGTGCAGGAAAAATATATAGACGAAAACAAACAGGGCGAAGCCTTTGCTATTGCGGAAAAGCCACAGAATTCCAAGAAACTTTTTCTCGAAAGTTATGGCTGCCAGATGAACTTTTCCGATTCTGAAATCGTTGCTTCAATCCTCAGCAAACAAGGCTACAACACCACTTTAAACCATGAAGAGGCAGACCTGATCCTCCTCAACACCTGCTCCATACGCGAAAAGGCAGAGCAAACCGTGCGCATGCGGCTTTCGCAGTTCAAAAATTTAAAAAAAGAAAGACCGAATCTTACGGTCGGCGTTTTGGGATGTATGGCCGAACGCCTCAAGACCAAATTTTTGGAAGAGGAACAGTTGGTTGATCTGGTTGTGGGCCCCGATGCATACAGGGATTTGCCCAATCTTTTAAAAGAAACCGACAGCGGCCGCGATGCCATTAACGTGATCCTTTCAAAAGACGAAACTTATGCAGACATCAATCCGGTGCGCCTTGGCGGAAACGGCGTTACCGCTTTCGTTACGATCACACGTGGCTGCGACAATATGTGTACATTCTGCGTGGTACCTTTCACAAGAGGGCGCGAACGCAGCCGCGATCCGCATTCGATTGTTGAAGAATGTAAGACACTTTGGGAAAACGGCTATAAAGAAATAACGCTTCTTGGGCAGAACGTAGATTCCTACCTCTGGTACGGGGGTGGCGCGAAAAAAGACTTTAAAAATGCCAGCGAGATGCAGCAACTTACGGCGATCCGTTTTGCACAACTGCTCGAAATGGTCGCGGTTGCAGTTCCGGAAATGAGAATACGCTTTTCAACTTCAAATCCGCACGATATGACAGTGGATGTGTTTGAGGTAATGGCGAAACACGATAACATCTGCAAATATGTGCATCTTCCGGTACAAAGCGGCAGCGACAGGATTTTAGAGAAGATGAACCGCCAGCATACAAGGGCAGAATATTTAAACCTAATCAACCGCGCTAAGGAAATCGTTCCTGAAATTTCTTTCTCACAGGATATGATTATTGGTTTCTGTGGCGAAACCGAAGAAGATCATCAACTTACACTCTCGCTGATGCGGGAAGTGGAGTACGATTACGGATATATGTTCGCGTATTCCGAAAGACCCGGCACGCCTGCCCACCGCAAAATGGAAGATGATGTTCCTGCTGACGTGAAGCAGCGCCGACTGGCAGAAGTAATTGCTCTTCAGGGCGAGCTTTCGCGCAAACGCATGCAGGGTTATGCGGGAAGGATGCATGAAGTTTTAATTGAAGGAACTTCCAAAAAGAACCAAAATCAATGGAAAGGCCGCAATTCTCAGAACGCCGTTTGCGTTTTCGATAAACTTGAGGATCAGAAATTAGGAGACATCGTGACTGTTTTTGTGCACGGCAACACGCAGGGTACGCTTTTGGGGACCACAGTAAATGAAGTTTCGGTTGAAGCAAACTAA
- a CDS encoding Diaminopimelate decarboxylase → MTDKDLLKIAEQYGTPTYVYDAESIKEQYEKLTSSFHKSTRFFYACKALSNINILKYVKNLGGSLDCVSINEVKLGLKAGFEAKKILFTPNCVDLAEIEEAMALNVHINIDNISILEQFGNKYGGSYPIFVRINPHIFAGGNYKISTGHIDSKFGISIHQLRHIERVMKTTNLNVEGLHMHTGSEIKDPDVFLQGLDIMFELAEHFPNLKYLDMGSGFKVPYQEGDIETDVKTLGKKVEKALSEFSKSSGKKFELWFEPGKYLVSKSGNLLVKTNVIKQTTATVFAGINSGFNHLIRPMFYDSYHKIDNLSNPKGAQRIYTVVGNICETDTFAWDRKLNETREGDVLVFRNAGAYGFEMSSNFNSRLKPAEVLFLDGAAHLIRRRDEFEDLLKNQIEVL, encoded by the coding sequence ATGACTGATAAGGATTTACTTAAAATAGCCGAACAGTACGGCACCCCAACGTATGTTTATGACGCTGAATCCATTAAGGAGCAGTATGAAAAATTAACATCTTCGTTCCATAAAAGCACGCGCTTTTTTTATGCCTGCAAGGCGCTTTCGAATATCAACATCTTAAAATATGTAAAGAATCTGGGCGGAAGTTTAGACTGTGTTTCAATTAATGAAGTGAAGCTTGGCCTTAAAGCGGGTTTCGAGGCTAAGAAAATTCTTTTCACGCCGAACTGCGTGGATCTGGCCGAAATTGAGGAAGCGATGGCGCTTAACGTACATATCAATATCGATAACATCTCTATTCTGGAGCAGTTCGGGAATAAATACGGCGGCTCTTACCCGATATTTGTGCGCATTAATCCGCACATTTTTGCAGGCGGGAATTACAAAATATCTACAGGTCATATCGATTCGAAATTTGGGATTTCAATTCACCAACTGCGCCACATCGAGCGCGTGATGAAAACAACAAACCTCAACGTAGAAGGGCTTCATATGCATACCGGAAGTGAGATAAAAGATCCCGATGTTTTTCTTCAGGGCCTGGATATCATGTTCGAACTCGCCGAACATTTCCCGAATCTTAAATACCTTGATATGGGAAGCGGCTTTAAAGTTCCGTATCAGGAAGGTGATATCGAGACTGACGTGAAGACGTTAGGGAAAAAAGTAGAAAAAGCACTTTCGGAATTTTCTAAGAGTTCAGGAAAGAAATTTGAACTTTGGTTCGAACCCGGAAAATATCTCGTGAGCAAGAGCGGAAACCTTTTGGTGAAGACAAATGTCATCAAACAGACTACGGCAACTGTTTTTGCGGGAATAAATTCAGGATTCAATCACCTCATCCGGCCGATGTTTTACGATTCTTACCATAAAATAGATAATCTTTCGAACCCAAAAGGCGCGCAAAGAATTTATACCGTGGTTGGAAACATTTGCGAAACCGATACTTTTGCGTGGGACAGAAAATTAAATGAAACCCGCGAAGGCGACGTTCTGGTCTTCAGAAATGCCGGCGCGTATGGTTTTGAGATGAGTTCAAATTTCAATTCGCGCCTTAAACCTGCCGAAGTTCTTTTTCTGGACGGTGCAGCACATCTGATCAGACGTCGAGATGAGTTTGAAGATTTACTAAAAAACCAGATTGAAGTTTTATAA
- a CDS encoding DNA polymerase III epsilon subunit, with amino-acid sequence MYSVIDIESNGAGFRKESIIEIAVYKYDGHEIVDQFISLVNPESEITPFVQKLTKISPKMVKTAPKFPEIARRVIEITRNTILVGHNIDFDYRMLRQEFKRLGYDFTINTLDTIPLAKKLIPEAESYSLGKLVKSLGIPLVDQHRASGDARATLDLFKLLLIKDKNSEIIQQHHEESNGKTYLNKVRNLTQDLPAARGIIYMQNAEGKIIYFDFVDDLSKFAKHVFSSKLKRWAQIQTDVEQIQYELTGSDLLAKLMMSTKGLRKRESLQYGLYYRNSKYFVEKITNIKTELPLLKFRSFTQGLKAVSFLQARPELDDVAALKKLISLSGRNELWLSAGRVLGEKSFLILENGRLTGFGFYELHTQINSPKKLAAMKIDFTRFSDDIKNDLKLSLLRGDFEIQALPQ; translated from the coding sequence ATGTATTCAGTAATCGATATAGAAAGTAACGGCGCAGGATTCAGGAAAGAAAGCATTATTGAAATTGCTGTGTACAAATATGATGGGCACGAGATCGTAGACCAGTTCATATCACTCGTTAATCCTGAAAGCGAGATCACGCCGTTCGTGCAGAAACTCACAAAAATTTCGCCGAAAATGGTGAAAACTGCGCCAAAATTCCCCGAAATTGCCCGCAGAGTGATTGAAATTACGCGCAACACAATTCTTGTGGGTCATAATATCGATTTCGATTACCGCATGCTCCGCCAGGAATTCAAAAGACTAGGTTATGATTTCACAATCAATACGTTAGACACCATTCCACTTGCCAAAAAACTCATTCCTGAGGCCGAAAGTTATTCACTCGGCAAACTGGTAAAATCACTTGGTATTCCATTGGTAGACCAGCACCGCGCTTCGGGCGACGCACGCGCAACTTTAGATTTATTCAAACTGCTATTAATCAAAGACAAAAACTCCGAAATTATTCAGCAGCACCACGAGGAAAGCAATGGCAAAACGTACCTGAATAAAGTGCGCAACCTCACACAGGATCTTCCGGCGGCGCGCGGCATTATTTATATGCAGAATGCTGAGGGAAAAATAATCTATTTCGATTTTGTGGACGATCTCAGCAAGTTTGCGAAACACGTATTCAGTTCAAAGTTGAAAAGATGGGCACAGATTCAGACTGACGTAGAACAGATTCAGTACGAATTAACCGGAAGCGACTTGCTGGCGAAACTGATGATGTCGACAAAAGGTCTACGAAAACGCGAGAGCCTGCAATATGGCCTATACTATCGCAACAGTAAATATTTCGTCGAAAAAATTACGAATATAAAGACAGAGCTTCCCTTGCTGAAATTCAGATCGTTCACCCAGGGCCTAAAAGCCGTAAGCTTTCTGCAGGCAAGACCCGAATTAGACGATGTGGCAGCACTTAAAAAACTTATTTCACTGAGTGGCCGCAATGAACTTTGGCTTTCTGCGGGAAGAGTATTAGGTGAAAAATCTTTTTTAATACTCGAAAACGGGCGCCTCACCGGGTTTGGTTTCTATGAGCTGCACACGCAGATTAATTCGCCAAAGAAACTCGCTGCCATGAAGATTGACTTTACGAGGTTTTCTGATGACATTAAAAACGATCTCAAACTTTCACTTTTGCGCGGCGATTTTGAGATTCAGGCTTTGCCTCAGTAG
- a CDS encoding conserved hypothetical transmembrane protein: MEFLGYFSAIVIGLVMGLIGGGGSILSVPIFVYVFGFDAVTATALSLFVVGITSLVGSVGFIKQGQIDFRTALTFAIPSVLGVLFSRRLVLPHLPHYIINRWGITLTKDMFLLLLFAILMLIASIKMIRKNERPRLRKYDEVNYTILVSQGLLVGIVTGLIGAGGGFLIVPALVMLLGLNMKKAVATSLFIIAMNSLIGFLSTMKIVKHDWVFLLSFTSLSVIGIFIGLALSKRMDGRKLKPLFGWIVLAMGLFIIVKEVFLKQQY; the protein is encoded by the coding sequence ATGGAGTTCCTCGGATATTTTTCAGCAATTGTAATCGGACTTGTGATGGGTCTTATTGGCGGTGGTGGAAGCATTCTAAGTGTTCCTATTTTCGTGTATGTGTTTGGTTTCGATGCGGTTACTGCCACGGCACTCTCGCTGTTTGTTGTGGGAATTACGAGTTTGGTGGGATCGGTAGGATTTATTAAACAGGGCCAGATAGACTTCAGAACCGCGCTTACTTTCGCAATTCCTTCGGTACTTGGCGTGTTGTTTTCGCGCCGCCTGGTTTTGCCGCATTTACCTCATTACATTATCAACCGCTGGGGAATTACACTTACCAAAGACATGTTCCTGCTGCTGCTTTTCGCTATTTTAATGCTCATTGCGTCGATCAAAATGATCAGGAAAAACGAGAGGCCCAGGCTGCGGAAATATGATGAGGTAAATTATACCATCCTTGTATCGCAGGGGCTTTTGGTGGGAATCGTAACCGGGCTGATTGGTGCTGGCGGCGGTTTTCTGATCGTGCCTGCGCTTGTGATGCTGCTGGGTTTAAATATGAAGAAGGCGGTCGCAACCTCACTGTTTATTATTGCGATGAATTCGCTGATCGGTTTTCTCAGCACGATGAAAATCGTGAAACATGACTGGGTTTTCCTGCTGTCCTTTACTTCACTTTCGGTCATCGGAATTTTCATAGGCCTTGCACTCTCAAAAAGAATGGATGGCCGGAAACTTAAGCCCTTATTTGGATGGATTGTCCTGGCAATGGGGCTTTTCATCATCGTAAAAGAGGTATTTTTAAAACAACAATATTAA